GTACGGTCGGGACGCCAGTGCCGGAACTGGGCGGTATGACGGAATCTGCTGCCCTCCATGTGGTCGTAGGCGACCTCGCACACCCGCTCCGGGCGCAGCGGCACCCACGACAGATCCTTGCCGCCGCTCCAGCGGCTGGGCCCGCCGGGCATCCGCCGGGAGGCATGCGCCGCCTCGTCGGTCCACGCGCCCCAGGGGTGCGCCGAGACCTCGTCCATCAGCAGCGGCGCCAGCTCCTCGACCAGCGCACGCCGCCTGGCCATGGGGAACGAGGCGCACACCCCGACGTGCTGCAGCTGCCCGTCGCCGTCGTACAGGCCCAGCAGCAGGGAACCGACCACCGGCCCGCTCTTGTGCAGCCGGTAGCCGGCGACCACACAGTCGGCGGTCCGGGCATGCTTGATCTTGAACATGGCGCGGTCGCCCGGCCGGTACGGCAGACCGAGCGGCTTGGCGACCACCCCGTCCAGACCCGCCCCCTCGAACTGGGTGAACCAGCGGCGCGCCAGCTCCTGATCCTCCGTCGCGGGCGCGGTGTACACCGGCGCCCCGGCCGGGCGCAGCGCCTCGACCAGGGCTTCCCGGCGCGCCGACTGCGGCTCGTGCAGCAGCGCGTCGGAGCCGAGCGCCAGCAGGTCGAAGGCGACCAGCGAGGCGGGCGTCCGCTCGGCGAGCGTGCGGACCCGGGAGTCCGCCGGGTGGATGCGCTCCAGCAGCTCCTCGAAGTGCAGCCGGCCGTCATGGGCGATGACGATCTCGCCGTCGACGACACAGCGCGGCGGCAGCTCGGCCCGTGCCGCGGTGACCACTTCGGGGAAGTAGCGGGTCAGCGATTTCGTCGTACGGCTGGCGATCTCGACGTCCTCGCCGTCCCGGAAGACGATGACGCGGAAGCCGTCCCACTTGGCCTCGTACAGCATGCCGGCGGGGATGGCGGTCACCGGCTTCGCGAGCATGGGGGAGACCGGGGGCATGACGGGCAGATCCATGGTCCCGATCCTGAGGCCCGGCGCCGCATCCCGCGCGCTGGGACGGCCGCTCCGCGGGAGGCCGACGTGCGGGATCGCCCGGCGCGCGGCGGCGGCGCCCGGAACCTAGCGTGGAGTCATGGCCGGAGCCGGAGCTGTCGAACTCGACGTCGCGGGGCGCACCGTGCGCGTGTCCCACCCCGACAAGACGTATTACCCGGAGCGCGGATTCACCAAGCTGGACGTGGCGCAGTACTACCTCGCCGTCGCCGACGGGGTGCTGCGGGGACTGCGTGACCGGCCCACCACCATGCAGCGCTTCCCCGACGGCGTCGAGGGCGAGTTCTTCTACCAGAAGCGGGCGCCCAAGGGGATGCCGGACTGGCTGCCCACCGCCCGTATCACCTTCCCCAGCGGCCGCTTCGCCGACGAGATGTGCCCCACCGAGCCCGCGGCGGTCCTCTGGGCGGCCAATCTGGGGTGCCTGACGTTCCATCCGTGGCCCGTCCGGCGCGGTGACACCGAGCACCCCGACGAACTGCGCATCGACCTCGACCCGCAACCCGGCACCGACTTCGCGGACGCCGTCCGGGTGGCCCACCTCCTGCGCGAGCTGCTGGCGGAGCACGGACTGCGCGGCTGGCCCAAGACGTCCGGCGGCCGTGGGGTGCACGTCTACGTCCCGATCCGGCCCCGCTGGACCTTCACCGAGGTCAGACGGGCCGCGATCACTCTGGCCAGGGCGCTGGAGCGCCGGATGCCGGATCTGGTGACCTCGGCATGGTGGAAGGAGGAGCGCGGCGCGAAGGTCTTCGTCGACTACAACCAGATGGCCCGGGACCGGACCATCGCCTCCGCCTACTCGCTGCGCGCCCGGCCCCGGGCGACCGTCTCCACCCCGCTGCACTGGGACGAGCTGTCCGACGCCGCGCCCGAGGACTTCGATCTGCGGACGGTCCCCCCGCGGTTCGCCGAACTCGGCGATGTGCACGCGGACATGGTGGACCACGCCTTCGGCCTGGAATCCGTCCTGGAACTCGCGGACCGTCAGGCGGCGGACGAAGGAGTGGGGGACATGCCGTATCCCCCCGACCACCCGAAGATGCCGGGGGAGCCGTCCCGGGTCCAGCCGAGCCGCGCCCGCAAGAACTGAGGCCGTGCGCCGTGCGGGCTGACGCAGGGCGCGTGCCGTGCGGCCGGAACCGTCGGCCGCACGGGGGCGATTGACGGCGGCGCCACCTACGGTGCGGCGCTCGGCGTCACCCGGCCTCCGACCAGGGCTTTCACCAGACCGCTTTACCGATCCATTACTGCTATCGGAGCAATTCTTGGGGCCGTTGGAGTGGCTGTTCGTCGTGTCTGCGGGGTTTACGGCGGGGCGCGGTACTCATCAAATGTCAGATTTCCTGCCAAACAGGAGAAACGCAATGCGCAAGTTCATAGGCCGTTCCGTGGCCGCCGCGGCCCTTGCCGCCGCTACCGTCGTCCCGCTCGCCGGCATAGCTTCGGCCACCCCGCAGGCGCCGGCTGCATCCTCCAAGGGCGACCACCACGGTCGTCACCACGAGGGCCGTCACCACCACAGGCACCACTGCCACCACCACCACGGCTTCGGCAACTTCGGCTACGGCGGCTTCGGCGGCCTGGGCGGCTTCGGCGGTCTGGGCGGCTTCGGCGGCTTCGGCGGCTACAACGGCTTCGGCGGCTACGGCCACTGCGGCTTCGACAACTACGGCTACGGCTTCGGGGGCTTCCCCTTCGGCCTGCTGGGCATCCTCTGACCGGCAGTAGCACTGAAGGCCGCCGCAGCCCCCGGCTGCGGCGGCTCGTCGCTGTCAGCCCGCGGTGCCGGCCTCCTGCTCGGCCCGCCGTCGCAGCTCCTTCTTGTCGGGCTTCCCGGCATCGGTCAGCGGCAGCGCCTCGACGAAGGTGACGTGCGCCGGTTCGTACATCGCACCGCGCTCCGCGCAGACCATCTCGCGCAGCTGCTGCCCGTCGACGCTGCTGCCGGGCGCCCGCACCACCGCCGCGTGCACCCGCTCCATGCGGTCGGCGTCGCGGACTCCGAACACGGCGCTCTGCAGTACCTGCGGGTGCGAGTTCAGCAGGTCCTCCAGTTCCGTCGTGTACACATGGCCGCCGACCACGACGATCATGTCCTTGATCCGGTCGACGATCGTCAAGTACCCCTCGTCGTCGAGGAATCCGATGTCCCCGGTGTGCAGCCAGCCGTCCCGCAGGACCTCGGCGGTCAGCTCGGGCTGCTTCCAGTACCCCTTCATGATCATGTCGGAGCGGACGCAGATCTCGCCGTGTTCCCCGGCCGGCAGATCGCGGCCCGATTCGTCGCGGACCGCCACCTCGACCTCGGGCAGCACCTTCCCCGCCGACCGCAGCCGCTCGGGGCGCTGCGGGTCGTGGTCCTCCTGGGTGAGCACGCTGATGCCGCCGGCCTCGTTCTGGCCGTAGGCCTGCATCAGTACCGGGCCGAACGTCCTTACCGCGTCGGCTATCCGGGCCGGGGACGCCTGGCAGCCGCCGTAGGTCAGCATCCGCAGGCTGGAGGTGTCGGTGTGCCGCGCGTCCGGGTGGTCCATCAGCTGGTAGAGCAGCGGCGGCAGCAGGAAGACCTCGGTGATGCGCTCGCGTGCGATGGTGGCGAGCGCGGTGCTCGGGTCGAAGTCGTCGAGCAGTACGACCGTGCCGCCCGCGTGCAGCGTGCTGTCGGCCATCAGGCCCGCGGCGTGCGCGAGGGTGGTGCACACCAGCTGGCGTCGCTCGTACTCCGGCTGCTGGAGCACCCCGTGGAACCAGCGCGCCTGCTCGAAGGTGGTGCAGATGCCCTTCGGGTGGCCGGTGGTGCCGCCGGTGTGGCGGATGGTGCAGACGTCGTCGGGCCGGGCCCGGCTCGCGAACGGCTCGTCGGACTGACCGGCCGCCAGCTCCAGCAGGTCCGTGCCCACCTTGGCGGGGCCGAGGACGAGCACCTCCGGAACCGGCGCCAACGCGGTGACCTCGGCGGCCCGTTCGGCATAGCGCGGGTCGACGATCAGGGCGCGGGTCTCGACATCGCGGACGATGGCGGCCTGGGACTCGGCGGACAGCTTGTTGTAGAGGTAGTTGACCCGGGCGCCGACCAGGTTGGCCGCGTAACGGGCTGCGATGATCTCCGGGAGGTTGCCGCTCAGGAGCGTGACGGTCGCTTCGCGGCCGACGCCCCGGGCACACAGTGCCCGTGCCATGCGGTGGACCAGTGAGCGGAACTCACCTGCCGTGACGCGGCGGCCTTGGTGTACCAGGACTTCGCGCCCCGGGTCGGCGCTAAGTACATCGAGGTTCTCCTCTACATAGGTGCGGAATGTCCGGGCGGCGTTGGGCATGATGTGAGGCTTCCTCCTGACGCCGGCGGGCGCAGTCGGCTACGCCGGATGTGATGTACATAGATTTGGTTGCTACAGGCAACCAAATGCCAGGATAGTCGCTGCAGATCAACATCTCCAAGTCGGTCTCCGGCCGGGCTCCAAGTCGGTCTCCGCGCCGGACGGTTACACGAGGAGAACCCCTGGCGGGCGCACCGAGATGCCCGCCGTGCGCTGCCCGGCCACCGCTCCACGGACCCGCCCCGAAAGCGCGTCCGAAATCATCGCACTGAATATCGTCAACACGGTCGCCCGCCTGGAAACAGCGACGGATAATGCTCGCTCGCGCACGGGTCGCCGATGCCCTGCGGAACTCGCTCTCCCTGCGGGTCCGTCCCGTGGCGAGAGATGATGGAGACCAACGGAAGCACAGCGAGAACCGGCCGATGTACGGAGAGCGCCACGGCTGTCGGTCCGCGATGACCGGCGGAAGGAGTGCCTGGATGGGTGCGACCGACGCGTTCCCCGAAGGTGCCGCCCCGGTCGGGGCCACACCGGGGCGTCCCGGCGGCCTGCTGGATGTGCTGGGCGTGGCCGCCGTGATGCTGGATGCGGACGGGCGGATCACCCTGTGGAGCCCCCAGGCCGAGCAGCTTTTCGGCTGGAGCGCGAAGGAAGCACTCGGCCGGCCCGCGGCGCAGCTGTTGGTCGGCCCTGAGCACTTCGATCTGGTCCTGGGCCTCTTCTCCCAGGTCATGGCGGGCGGCGAAAGCTGGGCAGGGGTCTTCCCGGTCCAGCACAAGGACGGCACCACCCGGCTCGTCGAGTTCCGCAATATGCGGTTGCTGGACGAGCGCGGTGAGACCTACGCCCTGGGCATCGCCACCGACCAGGCCGTGCTGCGGCGCGTCGAGCGGGATCTGGCGCTGTCCGTACGCCTCGTCGCCCAGTCACCGATCGGCCTGGCGGTCCTGGACACCTCGCTGCGCTTCGTCATGGTCAATCCGGCGCTGGAGCGCATCAACGACCTGCCCGCCGACCAGCACCTCGGCCGCGATGTCCGAGAAGCCCTGTCGTTTCTGGACACCGGCACCATCGTGGCCCAGATGCGCGAGGTGCTCGACACCGGGACCCCGTTGCTCGACCAGTTCACCGTCGGCCGTACCGCCGCCGACCCCCACGCCGACCGGGCCTGGTCGGTGTCGTACTACCGGCTGGAGGACCCGCACGGCCGGGTGCTGGGGCTGGCCACGTCGGTCGTGGACGTCACCGAGCAGCACC
This portion of the Streptomyces sp. 2114.4 genome encodes:
- a CDS encoding ATP-dependent DNA ligase — encoded protein: MDLPVMPPVSPMLAKPVTAIPAGMLYEAKWDGFRVIVFRDGEDVEIASRTTKSLTRYFPEVVTAARAELPPRCVVDGEIVIAHDGRLHFEELLERIHPADSRVRTLAERTPASLVAFDLLALGSDALLHEPQSARREALVEALRPAGAPVYTAPATEDQELARRWFTQFEGAGLDGVVAKPLGLPYRPGDRAMFKIKHARTADCVVAGYRLHKSGPVVGSLLLGLYDGDGQLQHVGVCASFPMARRRALVEELAPLLMDEVSAHPWGAWTDEAAHASRRMPGGPSRWSGGKDLSWVPLRPERVCEVAYDHMEGSRFRHTAQFRHWRPDRTPQSCTYAQLEEPVGYDLGQLLPG
- the ligD gene encoding non-homologous end-joining DNA ligase, translating into MAGAGAVELDVAGRTVRVSHPDKTYYPERGFTKLDVAQYYLAVADGVLRGLRDRPTTMQRFPDGVEGEFFYQKRAPKGMPDWLPTARITFPSGRFADEMCPTEPAAVLWAANLGCLTFHPWPVRRGDTEHPDELRIDLDPQPGTDFADAVRVAHLLRELLAEHGLRGWPKTSGGRGVHVYVPIRPRWTFTEVRRAAITLARALERRMPDLVTSAWWKEERGAKVFVDYNQMARDRTIASAYSLRARPRATVSTPLHWDELSDAAPEDFDLRTVPPRFAELGDVHADMVDHAFGLESVLELADRQAADEGVGDMPYPPDHPKMPGEPSRVQPSRARKN
- a CDS encoding AMP-binding protein — encoded protein: MPNAARTFRTYVEENLDVLSADPGREVLVHQGRRVTAGEFRSLVHRMARALCARGVGREATVTLLSGNLPEIIAARYAANLVGARVNYLYNKLSAESQAAIVRDVETRALIVDPRYAERAAEVTALAPVPEVLVLGPAKVGTDLLELAAGQSDEPFASRARPDDVCTIRHTGGTTGHPKGICTTFEQARWFHGVLQQPEYERRQLVCTTLAHAAGLMADSTLHAGGTVVLLDDFDPSTALATIARERITEVFLLPPLLYQLMDHPDARHTDTSSLRMLTYGGCQASPARIADAVRTFGPVLMQAYGQNEAGGISVLTQEDHDPQRPERLRSAGKVLPEVEVAVRDESGRDLPAGEHGEICVRSDMIMKGYWKQPELTAEVLRDGWLHTGDIGFLDDEGYLTIVDRIKDMIVVVGGHVYTTELEDLLNSHPQVLQSAVFGVRDADRMERVHAAVVRAPGSSVDGQQLREMVCAERGAMYEPAHVTFVEALPLTDAGKPDKKELRRRAEQEAGTAG